From the Platichthys flesus chromosome 6, fPlaFle2.1, whole genome shotgun sequence genome, one window contains:
- the mmp15a gene encoding matrix metalloproteinase-14 (The sequence of the model RefSeq protein was modified relative to this genomic sequence to represent the inferred CDS: added 138 bases not found in genome assembly) codes for MASQQQQQQPLTHIIFIFIITLLSFCSLSLCSTETDVPEEEGFSAEAWLRKFGYLSQASGQMSTMQSAQILSKAISDMQRFYGLEVTGKMDPGTVTAMRRPRCGLPDRNPEQAVEGARKKRYTLTGQQWDKDHITYSIVKQLTPPSLGEDLTVEALTKALAVWRGVTPLTFQELPTGDDIRINGSRTELADILLLFASGFHGDMSLFDGEGGSLAHAYYPGPGIGGDIHFDADEPWTLENHNPDGIDLFLVAVHELGHALGLEHSDNPSAIMAPFYQYIHTDNFTLHEDDVRGIQHIYGPPLSTGAPPTSPHIPDNGPRVDSPTSPSPPEDAPTPAPPADPTPEPPNPTDVIQDPTPTSTPVLPTSTSTVSARQPEPVTPPVRKDDPPLPPAPPPRPPAPPRPPKQPDNQAPDICDGDFDTVTMLRGEMFVFKGRWFWRVRRNRVLDNYPMPISVFWVGLPTDIDAAYERHDGKFVFFKDDRYWVFREADVLPGYPQPIHEYGQGVPTHNIDTAIWWEPNGYTYFFSGDRYWRYSEETRTTDRDFPKPISRWGRIPSSPKGAFLSDDGAFTYFYKGSNYWRFDNHKTEADKGFPRSILKDFMGCTGAPDPPPDTEQEAKDKPVKPSDRGKDEHKEPDQDTNAEEDHSSKPDVTDGEDDQDVNVVVSMDDNESKIMTLIMVTVPLVLILCILILVYAILRTLKNKETPRALVHCKRSLQDWV; via the exons GCGTGGCTTCGTAAGTTTGGCTACCTGTCCCAGGCCAGCGGACAGATGTCCACCATGCAGTCGGCTCAGATTCTGTCCAAAGCCATCAGTGACATGCAGCGCTTCTATGGGCTGGAGGTGACCGGCAAGATGGACCCCGGCACTGTCAC agcCATGCGCAGACCCCGTTGCGGCCTCCCCGACAGAAACCCAGAGCAGGCGGTGGAGGGTGCGAGGAAGAAGCGCTACACACTCACCGGGCAGCAGTGGGACAAAGACCACATCACTTACAG CATAGTGAAGCAGCTCACCCCCCCCTCGCTGGGAGAGGACCTAACGGTCGAAGCGCTCACCAAGGCCTTGGCCGTGTGGAGAGGTGTCACACCGCTCACCTTCCAGGAGCTGCCGACTGGAGACGACATCCGGATCAACGGAAGCCGGACGGAGCTCGCCGACATCCTGCTGCTGTTCGCCTCTGGCTTCCACGGGGATATGTCCCTGTTTGACGGCGAGGGGGGGTCACTGGCACACGCCTACTACCCTGGACCAGGAATTGGTGGGGACATACATTTTGATGCAGACGAGCCCTGGACACTTGAAAACCACAATCCAGACG gtatTGACCTCTTCCTGGTTGCCGTCCATGAGCTCGGTCATGCTCTGGGCCTGGAGCACTCCGATAACCCCAGTGCCATCATGGCTCCTTTTTACCAGTACATTCACACGGACAACTTCACGCTGCACGAGGACGACGTCCGAGGAATACAGCACATATACG gtcctcctctctccactggTGCCCCGCCCACTTCTCCTCACATCCCTGACAACGGACCCCGGGTCGACTCCCCGACTTCCCCTTCCCCTCCTGAAGATGCCCCCACTCCCGCTCCCCCCGCAGATCCCACACCTGAACCACCCAACCCGACCGATGTCATCCAGGATCCGACCCCTACATCAACTCCCGTCCTCCCAACCTCCACCTCTACCGTCTCAGCGCGTCAACCAGAGCCTGTCACCCCTCCGGTAAGAAAAGATGACCCTCCTCTTCcgcccgctcctcctcctcggccccctgctcctcctcggcCTCCCAAGCAGCCTGACAACCAGGCCCCCGACATCTGCGACGGGGACTTCGACACGGTGACCATGCTGAGAGGggagatgtttgttttcaag GGTCGTTGGTTCTGGCGGGTGCGGAGGAACCGGGTCTTGGACAACTACCCCATGCCCATATCGGTCTTCTGGGTCGGCCTTCCCACTGACATCGACGCTGCCTATGAACGCCACGATGGCAAATTTGTCTTCTTTAAAG ATGACAGATACTGGGTGTTCAGGGAGGCTGATGTGCTGCCAGGATACCCGCAGCCCATACACGAGTACGGACAAGGAGTTCCTACACACAATATCGACACAGCAATCTGGTGGGAGCCCAACGGATACACATACTTCTTCTCAGGAGACAG ATACTGGCGATACAGCGAGGAGACGCGGACCACAGACCGCGACTTCCCCAAGCCAATCAGCAGATGGGGCCGGATTCCTTCCTCACCCAAAGGAGCCTTTCTCAGTGACGACGGTG CTTTCACCTATTTCTACAAGGGCAGCAATTACTGGAGGTTTGATAACCACAAGACAGAAGCAGACAAGGGCTTCCCTCGCTCCATCCTGAAGGACTTCATGGGCTGCACGGGCGCTCCTGACCCGCCGCCCGACACGGAGCAGGAAGCCAAAGACAAACCAGTGAAGCCTTCGGACCGAGGCAAAGACGAGCACAAAGAGCCGGATCAAGACACGAACGCAGAGGAAGACCACAGCTCAAAGCCCGATGTCACGGACGGAGAGGACGACCAAGACGTGAACGTTGTGGTGTCTATGGACGACAACGAGTCAAAGATCATGACTCTTATCATGGTGACTGTTCCTCTCGTGCTCATCCTGTGCATCCTCATCCTGGTCTACGCCATCCTCAGGACTCTGAAGAACAAAGAAACGCCGAGGGCCTTGGTGCACTGCAAGCGCTCGCTGCAGGACTGGGTGTGA
- the LOC133954834 gene encoding tripartite motif-containing protein 16-like, whose product MAQQENQLDGKQFCCSICLDLLKVPVTIPCGHSYCMGCINTHWTNEDKKGTYSCPQCRQSFTPRPVLVKNTMLAYLVQDLRKSGLQATPADGCCYAGAEDVACDVCTGRKLKALKSCLVCLVSYCEKHLQPHYEAAPFEKHKLVEPSEKLQENICSRHGEVMKMFCRTDQQCICYLCPVDEHKGHDTVSAAAERTERQWELELSREKIQQRLQDREKDVKELQQEEEAVNGSADKAVEDSEEIFTELISLLEKRSSDVRQQIRSQQETKVSRVRDLQERLEQEITELKRRDAELKQLIRTEDHNQFLHRYSSLSPLRESTHSSSISTRPQRFFEDLMATVSKVGDQLQDILSETQTNDSPTANPAIVLLSQREPKTRADFLKYSQELTLDPNTANTRLLLSEGNRKATFMNKKQCYTWHPDRFAIWCQVLSREGLTGRCYWEVEWRGRGVYVAVAYKNISRAGNSCECGFGLNDKSWTLDCDRYSYNFYHNNVKTPVSGPQGSRVGVYLDHGAGVLSFYSVSAAMTLLHRVQTTFTQPLHAGLWLYYGDTAEFSGLK is encoded by the coding sequence ATGGCGCAGCAAGAAAATCAACTTGACGGAAAACAGTTCTGCTGTTCGATCTGTCTGGATCTGCTGAAGGTTCCTGTGACTATTCCctgtggacacagctactgCATGGGCTGTATCAATACCCACTGGACCAATGAGGACAAGAAGGGAACCTACAGCTGCCCTCAGTGTCGACAGAGcttcacaccgaggcctgtccTGGTGAAAAACACTATGTTGGCCTATTTAGTGCAGGACCTGAGGAAGTCCGGACTTCAAGCCACTCCTGCTGACGGCTGCTGCTACGCCGGAGctgaagatgtggcctgtgacgtctgcactgggagaaaactgaaagccCTCAAGtcttgtttggtttgtctggtgtcttattgtgaaaaacacctaCAGCCTCATTACGAAGCAGCTCCGTTTGagaagcacaagctggtggagccctcagagaagctccaggagaacatctgctcccgTCACGgcgaggtgatgaagatgttctgccgcacCGATCAGCAGTGCATCTGTTACCTCTGCCCTGTGGATGAACACAAAGGCcacgacacagtgtcagctgcagcagaaaggacagAGAggcagtgggagctggagctgagcaGGGAGAAGATCCAGCAGAGACtccaggacagagagaaagatgtgaaggagcttcagcaggaggaggaggccgtcAACGGCTCTGCTGacaaagcagtggaggacagtgaggagatcttcactgagctgatcagtctgctggagaaaagaagctctgatgtgaggcagcagatcagatcccagcaggaaaccaaagtgagtcgagtcagagaccttcaggagagactggagcaggagatcactgagctgaagaggagagacgCTGAGCTGAAGCAGCTCATACGCACAGAGGATCACAACCAGTTCCTGCACAGATACTCCTCCCTGTCCCCCCTCAGAGAGTCCACACACTCGTCCAGCATCAGCACCCGGCCTCAGAGGTTCTTTGAGGATCTGATGGCCACCGTGTCAAAGGTCGGAGATCAGCTtcaggacattctgagtgagacacagacaaacgATTCACCGACAGCGAATCCGGCCATTGTGTTACTGTCACAACGAGAGCCCaagaccagagctgacttcttaaaGTATTCACAGGAACTCAcgctggatccaaacacagcaaacacgCGTCTCTTATTATCGGAGGGGAACAGAAAAGCAACGTTTATGAACAAAAAGCAGTGCTACACTTGGCACCCGGACCGATTCGCGATCTGGTGTCAGGTCCTGAGCAGGGAGGGTCTGACGGGACGCTGCTACTGGGAGGtggagtggagaggaagaggagtttacGTCGCTGTCGCCTACAAGAACATCAGCAGAGCGGGGAACTCGTGCGAATGTGGATTTGGACTCAACGACAAATCCTGGACGTTAGATTGTGACCGATACAGTTATAACTTTTACCACAACAATGTCAAAACTCCTGTGTCGGGGCCGCAGGGCTCCCGAGTCGGAGTGTACCTGGACCACGGCGCCGGagttctgtccttctacagcgTGTCCGCCGCCATGAcgctcctccacagagtccagaccacgTTCACTCAGCCGCTCCACGCTGGACTGTGGCTTTACTACGGAGACACAGCTGAGTTCTCTGGCCTCAAATAG
- the zpd gene encoding zona pellucida glycoprotein d encodes MSRIHTKLSALLVLLLGLTCPSVQGFCSVEHCTNQTTCVLTKDQRRCKCTVGYYGDLCDKNAQIAVMCGRDYIAMRVVEDFFKYYNVPLESLHLPNKTCRVQKEVIDGVSYFMSSISKEQYLKCGGRPLEKNITHVSYSLSLLTDPQVMGNIIRDPVIKIDYTCVFPYIRTVSLPFPVVPFSSEMVIRADELDAVIQMMLYKDHTYTKAFTSAPTIELRDKVYVEVTVTKPADFFLLRINECWATQSPQPNSTEGSAYTLVQNGCVNDQTVSFLNVSERESGKNGESSTVRYSFDMFRFTAEPNAFYLHCSVQLCEPDDHQSCIPSCNSISKRAAVRADPLQGLLSYGPIRIEMPHRPQSSILSTVVLPVAGVWTMGVFLIVVITVAKAGSRRLKRVEQH; translated from the exons ATGAGTCGGATCCACACGAAG CTGAGCGCGCTCCTCGTGCTCCTGCTCGGCCTCACGTGCCCCAGTGTCCAAG gaTTCTGCAGCGTTGAACACTGCACCAACCAAACAACTTGTGTTCTGACCAAAGACCAGCGCCGCTGCAAATGCACTGTGGGGTATTATGGAGACCTGTGTGACAAAA ATGCACAAATTGCAGTGATGTGTGGCAGAGACTACATTGCCATGAGAGTAGTAGAGGATTTCTTCAAGTACTACAACGTGCCGCTGGAGTCGCTGCACTTACCCAACAAAACGTGTCGTGTTCAGAAGGAGGTGATCGACGGCGTGTCGTACTTCATGTCCTCCATCTCCAAAGAGCAGTATCTGAAGTGTGGAGGCAGACCGCTGGAG AAAAACATTACTCACGTGTCGTACTCTCTGAGTTTGCTGACGGACCCTCAGGTGATGGGAAACATCATCAGAGATCCCGTCATTAAGATCGACTACACGTGCGTCTTCCCGTACATCAGGACCGTCAGCCTGCCTTTCCCTGTCGTTCCGTTCTCCAG TGAGATGGTCATACGAGCAGATGAACTCGACGCTGTGATCCAGATGATGCTCTACAAAGACCACACGTACACAAAGGCCTTCACCAGCGCCCCCACCATTGAACTCCGAGACAAG GTGTACGTGGAGGTGACCGTGACAAAGCCGGCAGATTTCTTCCTGCTCCGCATCAACGAGTGTTGGGCCACTCAGTCTCCTCAGCCCAACTCGACCGAGGGATCAGCTTACACGCTGGTCCAGAACGG CTGCGTGAACGACCAAACTGTCTCTTTCCTCAacgtgagcgagagagagtctGGCAAGAATGGAGAGAGTTCCACCGTCCGCTACAGCTTCGACATGTTCCGCTTCACAGCCGAACCAAACGCCTTCTACCTGCACTGCTCCGTGCAGCTGTGTGAGCCCGACGACCACCAGTCCTGTATCCCT agctgtAACTCTATCAGTaagagagcagcagtgagggCAGACCCCCTCCAGGGTCTCCTGTCATATGGACCCATCAGAATCGAAATGCCTCACAGACCTCAATCCA GCATACTGTCCACTGTGGTGCTCCCTGTAGCCGGGGTCTGGACCATGGGCGTCTTCCTCATCGTGGTCATCACTGTGGCAAAGGCCGGCAGCCGGAGGCTCAAACGGGTGGAGCAGCACTGA